Proteins from a genomic interval of Sphingomonas sp. Y38-1Y:
- a CDS encoding HPF/RaiA family ribosome-associated protein, with translation MLVQVNTGKRVEGTADIAAQIEDRLRSRLTRFADRLTRAEVHVRDVDGHRNGGRGIEASVELRPAGGQPLATTDSGADADTAVSGALRKAVDLLDRRFAKQDKVR, from the coding sequence AGCGTGTCGAAGGCACCGCTGACATCGCCGCGCAGATCGAGGATAGGCTGCGCTCGCGGCTCACTCGCTTCGCCGATCGCCTCACCCGCGCCGAAGTGCATGTTCGCGATGTCGACGGCCATCGCAATGGCGGCCGCGGGATCGAGGCGAGCGTCGAGCTGCGCCCGGCGGGCGGACAGCCGCTCGCCACCACCGACAGCGGTGCCGATGCCGATACCGCAGTGAGCGGCGCGCTGCGCAAGGCGGTCGATCTTCTCGACCGCCGGTTCGCCAAGCAGGACAAGGTACGCTGA